The following are encoded in a window of Cyanobium sp. ATX 6F1 genomic DNA:
- a CDS encoding peptidase: protein MTYCVAVLLESGMVFASDSRTHAGVDDFASFCKMTVFERTGDRVLVLLSSGSLAGTQAVISLLRQRADAGNGDANLWTARTMFDVLGLVSDAVRAIQQRDGPYLEGSAGGFNASFLVGGQIKGEVPRLFRMYAEGNFIEASEDTPFLQTGEAKYGKPIIDRVIYPSTTLGEAAKCVLVSFDSTMRSTLSVGMPIDLIVYERDSLAITHRRRFCEGDSYFKDLSNAWGTGVRGVFRDLPELHW from the coding sequence ATGACCTATTGCGTGGCCGTGCTCCTGGAGAGCGGGATGGTGTTCGCCTCGGATTCACGCACCCATGCGGGTGTGGATGATTTCGCCAGCTTCTGCAAGATGACGGTGTTCGAGCGCACTGGCGATCGGGTGCTGGTGCTGCTCAGCTCCGGCAGCCTGGCCGGCACCCAGGCGGTGATCAGCCTGCTGCGTCAGCGGGCCGACGCCGGCAATGGAGACGCCAACCTGTGGACGGCACGGACGATGTTCGATGTGTTGGGCCTGGTGTCCGATGCCGTGCGGGCGATCCAACAACGGGATGGCCCCTACCTGGAAGGTTCGGCCGGTGGGTTCAATGCTTCCTTCCTGGTCGGTGGTCAGATCAAGGGTGAAGTGCCCCGGCTGTTTCGGATGTATGCGGAAGGTAATTTCATCGAAGCCAGCGAAGACACCCCGTTCCTGCAGACGGGGGAAGCGAAGTACGGCAAGCCGATCATCGACCGGGTGATCTATCCCAGCACCACGCTGGGGGAAGCGGCCAAGTGCGTGCTGGTGTCGTTCGATTCGACCATGCGCAGCACCCTGTCGGTGGGGATGCCGATCGACCTGATCGTCTACGAACGGGACAGCCTGGCGATCACCCACCGCCGGCGCTTCTGCGAGGGAGACAGCTACTTCAAGGACCTGAGCAACGCCTGGGGCACGGGAGTTCGTGGCGTGTTCCGCGATCTGCCGGAGCTGCATTGGTAA